A stretch of Treponema vincentii F0403 DNA encodes these proteins:
- the pflB gene encoding formate C-acetyltransferase, with protein sequence MNKWSDYFSTFKGEYWRTGIDVRDFIQNNYTPYTGDDSFLASATERTVRIWNKLTELFKEETKRGVYEAETKKPQGIDAYGAGYISKDDEVIVGLQTDAPLKRGIYVKGGLHVVENALKAYGYELDPLTREIFTKYRKTHNDGVFSVYTKEMRAARKSGIITGLPDAYGRGRIIGDYRRVALYGVDNLIQERREAFEQLDVSELTESDIRYREEISEQIKALEAFIRMCESYGFDVKRPAENAREAVQWVYFAFLAATKDQDGAAMSIGRTSTFLDIFIERDIAEGKLTEAEAQELIDQFIIKLRIIRFLRTPEYNELFSGDPTWVTEALGGMGVDGRPLVTKTSFRYLHTLYNLGPAPEPNMTVLWSNHAPENWNKFCAKVSIQTSSIQYENDDLMRPEFGDDYGIACCVSPMKIGKQMQLFGARANLPKCLLYAINGGRDEKSGAQVAPMFSPITSEYLDYDEVMARFEQMMKWLAGVYMNALKIIHYMHDKYSYEAFELALHDADVERIQATGIAGLAIVADSLAAIRDTKVKVIRNAEGLAVDFERKGEYIPYGNDNDATDQLAVMVARKFMNYLRRHETYRHAKATQSVLTITSNVVYGKKTGATPCGRCAYEPFSPGANPMNGRDTNGAIASLSSVAKLPFEDIGDGISYTFAIAPNALGKETNNRVDNLTYLLKGYFTPDGGQHLNVNVFDRALLEDAMENPEKYPQLTIRVSGYAVNFVKLTREQQLDVLSRTINQSF encoded by the coding sequence ATGAATAAATGGTCTGACTATTTTTCTACGTTTAAGGGTGAATATTGGCGCACCGGCATTGACGTACGCGATTTCATCCAAAATAACTATACACCCTATACGGGAGACGACAGCTTTTTGGCCTCTGCTACGGAAAGAACCGTCCGTATTTGGAATAAACTTACCGAACTGTTTAAAGAGGAGACCAAAAGAGGAGTATACGAAGCGGAAACAAAAAAGCCTCAGGGTATCGATGCCTATGGAGCGGGATATATCTCTAAGGATGATGAGGTTATTGTGGGGCTTCAAACGGATGCGCCCTTAAAGCGCGGTATCTATGTCAAAGGCGGTTTGCACGTAGTAGAAAACGCACTGAAAGCTTACGGCTATGAACTTGACCCGCTCACCAGGGAAATTTTTACCAAGTACCGCAAAACTCATAACGACGGGGTTTTCTCGGTGTATACAAAGGAAATGCGTGCCGCACGGAAATCGGGTATTATTACCGGGCTGCCCGATGCTTATGGACGCGGGCGGATTATCGGCGACTACCGCCGGGTTGCCCTGTATGGTGTCGATAATCTGATTCAGGAACGGAGAGAAGCGTTCGAGCAGCTTGATGTGAGTGAGCTGACCGAATCCGATATCCGCTACCGTGAAGAAATCAGCGAGCAGATTAAAGCCCTCGAAGCTTTTATCCGTATGTGCGAAAGCTACGGGTTCGATGTAAAACGTCCCGCCGAAAATGCACGCGAGGCTGTACAGTGGGTCTATTTTGCCTTCCTTGCCGCTACAAAAGACCAAGACGGAGCAGCCATGTCCATCGGACGGACGTCTACGTTCTTGGATATATTTATTGAGCGGGACATTGCGGAAGGCAAGCTGACCGAAGCCGAGGCGCAAGAGCTGATCGATCAGTTTATTATCAAACTACGCATTATCCGCTTTCTCCGCACTCCCGAATATAATGAACTGTTCTCCGGCGATCCTACATGGGTTACCGAAGCACTCGGAGGTATGGGCGTTGACGGCCGTCCGCTCGTTACCAAGACCTCTTTCCGCTACCTGCATACCCTGTATAACCTCGGACCGGCTCCGGAACCGAATATGACCGTATTGTGGTCTAATCATGCGCCGGAAAACTGGAATAAATTCTGTGCAAAGGTTTCTATTCAAACTTCTTCCATTCAGTATGAAAATGATGATCTGATGCGTCCCGAATTTGGGGATGACTACGGTATTGCTTGCTGTGTTTCTCCGATGAAGATCGGTAAGCAGATGCAGCTGTTCGGCGCCCGTGCCAACTTACCTAAGTGTTTGCTATATGCCATCAACGGCGGGCGCGACGAAAAGTCCGGCGCTCAGGTTGCCCCGATGTTCAGCCCGATTACCTCGGAGTATCTGGACTATGACGAGGTAATGGCACGGTTTGAGCAGATGATGAAGTGGCTGGCCGGTGTGTATATGAATGCGCTGAAAATTATTCACTATATGCACGACAAGTATTCGTATGAGGCATTTGAGCTTGCCTTGCACGATGCCGATGTAGAACGCATCCAAGCAACCGGTATTGCCGGTCTTGCCATCGTTGCAGATTCGCTGGCGGCAATCCGCGACACAAAGGTAAAGGTAATCCGTAATGCTGAAGGGCTTGCGGTTGATTTTGAACGCAAAGGCGAATATATTCCCTACGGTAACGATAACGACGCAACCGATCAGCTTGCCGTTATGGTTGCACGCAAGTTTATGAACTACCTGCGCCGCCACGAAACCTACCGCCATGCAAAGGCAACCCAATCGGTACTGACCATCACCTCGAATGTTGTATATGGAAAGAAAACCGGCGCAACTCCGTGCGGCCGCTGCGCGTATGAGCCGTTCTCTCCGGGTGCAAACCCCATGAACGGACGCGACACAAACGGCGCAATTGCATCCCTTTCCTCGGTTGCCAAGCTGCCGTTTGAAGATATCGGCGACGGTATTTCATACACCTTTGCAATAGCGCCGAATGCACTGGGCAAAGAAACGAATAACCGTGTAGACAATCTGACCTATTTGTTGAAAGGATATTTTACCCCGGACGGCGGTCAGCACTTGAACGTCAACGTATTTGACCGTGCCTTATTGGAAGATGCGATGGAAAATCCCGAAAAGTATCCACAGCTGACCATCCGCGTATCCGGTTATGCGGTAAACTTTGTAAAGCTTACCAGAGAGCAGCAGCTGGATGTGCTGTCGCGTACCATTAACCAGTCCTTTTGA
- the pflA gene encoding pyruvate formate-lyase-activating protein yields the protein MAYIHSYETFGTVDGPGLRFVVFLQGCPLRCQYCHNCDTWERKDARIIDTAAQTFERIRRYKHYYLFAGGVTVTGGEPLGQPEYVKNLFELCKQESLHTAVDTSGYFLNDKVKAALNYTDLVLLDIKSIDEQQHLELTGAPLSRVLAFLDYLVSINKPVWLRHVIVPGITYNTELLAKLADFIKPLPNVEKVDLLAYHTLGVFKWKELGKIYPLEGVPPLSPEEYAVAKQIFLDRGLPLTSGSSG from the coding sequence ATGGCATATATTCATTCGTATGAAACATTTGGAACGGTGGATGGGCCGGGGTTGCGGTTTGTTGTATTTCTGCAAGGGTGTCCGCTGCGGTGTCAGTATTGTCATAACTGCGACACATGGGAACGGAAGGATGCGCGTATTATAGATACTGCTGCACAGACTTTTGAGCGGATACGGCGGTATAAGCACTACTACCTGTTTGCCGGAGGGGTTACGGTAACCGGCGGGGAACCGCTGGGGCAGCCCGAATATGTTAAAAATCTTTTTGAACTGTGTAAACAGGAATCCCTGCATACTGCCGTTGATACATCCGGCTATTTTCTAAACGATAAGGTAAAGGCGGCACTGAACTACACCGATCTTGTTTTACTCGATATAAAATCGATTGACGAACAGCAGCACCTAGAGTTGACCGGTGCGCCGCTTTCCCGTGTGTTAGCATTTTTAGACTATCTGGTTTCGATCAACAAGCCGGTTTGGCTGCGCCATGTCATTGTGCCGGGTATTACCTATAATACGGAATTACTGGCAAAACTTGCAGACTTTATTAAGCCGCTGCCGAATGTAGAGAAAGTTGACCTTCTTGCCTATCATACCCTCGGTGTGTTTAAGTGGAAAGAGCTCGGCAAAATTTATCCCCTCGAAGGAGTACCGCCGCTTTCGCCTGAAGAATATGCCGTTGCAAAGCAGATATTCCTTGACCGCGGCTTACCGCTTACGTCAGGCAGCTCGGGATAA
- a CDS encoding GNAT family N-acetyltransferase, whose translation MYIKKLIGTKCYLSPLNLEDAEQYAVWLNDMEVLENLTLMTSVVTVDSEREFLKTLAQAHNYGIIDIKTDQLIGNIGFKDIDHLHRTTEIGIFIGDKSYWDKGYGQEALSLLLDYAFKKLNLHTILLRVYDFNQRAIACYEKVGFKKIGEIRDGLIRNMEYHNIIMMDILPADFYEKNPQYK comes from the coding sequence ATGTACATAAAGAAACTAATAGGAACAAAATGCTACCTTTCGCCGCTCAATCTTGAAGATGCCGAACAGTATGCCGTTTGGCTGAACGATATGGAAGTTCTCGAAAATCTAACATTGATGACATCGGTTGTTACCGTCGACAGCGAAAGAGAATTCCTAAAAACACTTGCGCAAGCTCACAATTATGGCATCATCGACATTAAAACCGATCAATTAATCGGCAATATAGGCTTTAAAGATATCGATCATCTCCATCGGACAACAGAAATCGGCATCTTTATCGGTGATAAGAGCTATTGGGATAAGGGATACGGGCAAGAAGCCCTATCGCTGCTGCTGGATTATGCTTTCAAAAAGCTCAACCTGCATACTATTCTGTTACGAGTCTATGACTTTAATCAGCGGGCTATTGCCTGCTACGAAAAAGTCGGCTTCAAAAAAATCGGCGAAATCCGCGACGGGTTAATCAGAAACATGGAGTATCACAACATCATTATGATGGACATCCTGCCAGCAGACTTTTACGAAAAAAATCCGCAGTATAAATGA